One stretch of Pontiella desulfatans DNA includes these proteins:
- a CDS encoding thioredoxin family protein — MKNTTWMIGAALLLSGAVNGTMAGVEFDADGAVPGKWTMDYEAAKKVAQEKQLPILLDFSGSDWCGWCKVMEENVFTKPEWATYAKDNLMMVLIDFPKDKSLVPEKYVERNNALKDEYGIRGYPTFVVLDQDGKTELGRLKSGRDKTPESFQAELKNLLRFRQAEVEKYCAALSGEDRKTYRGFLDELATKQAEQKLAEKEEAEARAKARQLKRDVGELEEKMLEFRVAQLDEEERKKFEELETKLEETGKKLSDWMRSKPERNDENMKLYEAMQAEIQEIEQQISQY, encoded by the coding sequence ATGAAGAACACAACATGGATGATCGGGGCAGCCTTGCTGCTGTCGGGTGCAGTGAACGGAACCATGGCGGGCGTCGAGTTCGATGCCGATGGCGCGGTGCCGGGCAAATGGACGATGGACTACGAGGCCGCAAAAAAGGTGGCGCAGGAAAAGCAGTTGCCAATCCTGCTGGATTTTTCCGGCTCGGACTGGTGCGGCTGGTGCAAGGTCATGGAGGAAAATGTTTTCACCAAGCCGGAATGGGCAACCTATGCCAAAGACAACCTCATGATGGTGCTGATTGATTTTCCGAAGGATAAAAGCCTGGTGCCCGAAAAGTATGTCGAACGCAACAATGCATTGAAGGACGAATATGGCATCCGCGGCTACCCCACCTTCGTGGTGCTCGACCAGGACGGAAAAACGGAGCTCGGACGCCTGAAGTCCGGGCGGGACAAAACGCCGGAGAGCTTTCAGGCGGAACTGAAGAACCTCCTCCGTTTCAGACAGGCGGAGGTCGAAAAATATTGCGCCGCGCTCAGCGGGGAAGACCGCAAGACCTACCGCGGATTCCTCGACGAGCTGGCAACCAAACAGGCCGAGCAGAAGCTGGCGGAAAAAGAAGAGGCCGAGGCACGCGCCAAGGCAAGGCAGCTGAAACGCGATGTCGGCGAACTGGAGGAAAAGATGCTCGAATTCCGCGTTGCACAACTGGACGAGGAAGAACGAAAGAAGTTCGAGGAACTCGAAACCAAACTCGAAGAAACCGGGAAAAAGCTCTCCGACTGGATGCGTTCCAAGCCGGAACGGAACGACGAAAACATGAAGTTATACGAGG
- a CDS encoding ferritin family protein, whose translation MSQERIMDVIDQARDFHTRLAEYYGTLSAETDKVRVKILLDYLGEAEQRHEEALEVYEKQVSHDVTDTWLQFPPNIGVEDYLAPAELTHEMDAEAVLREVLRLDERLSELYREVVKRAHSKRIKEVFTNLLETNEKEMRNLARDFGHMHDW comes from the coding sequence ATGAGCCAGGAAAGAATCATGGATGTGATCGACCAAGCGCGGGATTTCCACACCCGGCTGGCTGAATACTACGGCACGCTGAGCGCCGAAACCGACAAGGTGCGGGTGAAGATCCTGCTCGACTATCTCGGCGAAGCCGAACAGCGACACGAAGAGGCGCTGGAAGTCTATGAGAAACAGGTGTCGCACGATGTTACCGACACCTGGCTGCAGTTCCCGCCCAACATCGGGGTGGAGGATTATCTCGCCCCGGCCGAGCTGACGCACGAGATGGACGCGGAGGCCGTGCTGCGCGAGGTGCTGCGGCTCGACGAACGCCTGTCGGAGCTCTACCGCGAGGTCGTCAAGCGCGCCCATTCCAAGCGCATCAAGGAGGTTTTCACCAACCTGCTCGAAACGAACGAGAAGGAAATGCGCAACCTCGCGCGGGATTTCGGACATATGCACGATTGGTGA
- a CDS encoding EF-hand domain-containing protein: protein MKRNITRSAGIITMLCLPGILLNATGKDMAEPVRTMGEKLFRAMDTNSDGKVTKDEYFSFGEAYMQEQGKRFNPSTAERNFAAFDVDGNGVIEPDDAKPPELALDDPRKIIGVWRHFDSENYGFITFVFDENGQADMITGYTESTRRMALERGGSMTYTYDPSTTPASLDIVAVGGSGPATIMKCIVKFQKGGRLKMRIAHGKDDVQRPEGFPAENPGDMLYLKRSETQPCEMRHF, encoded by the coding sequence ATGAAAAGAAACATCACGAGATCGGCTGGAATTATTACGATGCTTTGCCTGCCTGGCATATTGCTGAACGCAACCGGGAAAGACATGGCAGAACCCGTGCGGACAATGGGTGAAAAGCTGTTTCGCGCCATGGACACCAACTCCGACGGAAAGGTTACGAAGGATGAATATTTTTCGTTCGGCGAAGCCTACATGCAGGAGCAAGGGAAGCGGTTCAATCCTTCCACGGCGGAACGCAACTTTGCCGCGTTCGATGTGGACGGGAACGGAGTCATTGAACCGGACGATGCCAAACCGCCGGAATTGGCGCTAGACGATCCCAGGAAAATCATCGGCGTGTGGCGGCATTTCGATTCCGAAAACTATGGCTTCATTACCTTTGTTTTCGACGAGAACGGACAGGCCGACATGATTACCGGCTATACGGAGTCCACCCGCAGAATGGCCCTGGAGCGCGGCGGGAGCATGACGTATACGTATGACCCCTCCACCACCCCCGCCTCGCTGGACATCGTGGCCGTTGGCGGCTCCGGCCCCGCAACCATAATGAAGTGCATCGTTAAGTTCCAGAAGGGCGGCAGGCTCAAGATGCGGATCGCCCACGGGAAAGACGACGTCCAACGGCCGGAAGGATTCCCCGCGGAAAACCCCGGCGACATGCTTTACCTGAAGCGGTCGGAAACACAGCCCTGCGAAATGCGCCATTTTTAA
- a CDS encoding outer membrane protein, whose product MRVRLVVGLLMVGCAGLAHAGVTPYASLDGGAVWLSDTYEVRTDTGWIFEGAVGMGIDGAFPPIRVELASGYQKSNLAQNGNGVSGGKMGIGNVMANLYLDIMDFDSGYVREGSHFTPFVPYVFAGIGAAYSHAEWDGETAEDTKVAGNLGAGCGWYITSHLMMDVKYKYFFSRDMEIENQYEVDLTSHQILAGLRYMF is encoded by the coding sequence ATGAGAGTAAGATTGGTGGTTGGGTTGTTGATGGTTGGTTGTGCTGGTTTGGCTCACGCAGGGGTCACTCCCTATGCAAGCCTCGACGGTGGTGCGGTTTGGTTAAGCGATACATACGAAGTCAGGACGGATACCGGTTGGATTTTTGAAGGCGCGGTCGGAATGGGTATCGATGGAGCGTTTCCCCCCATTCGCGTCGAGTTGGCCTCTGGATACCAGAAAAGTAATTTAGCGCAAAACGGGAACGGGGTTTCCGGTGGAAAGATGGGGATCGGCAATGTTATGGCGAACCTCTATCTGGACATCATGGACTTCGATTCCGGCTATGTTCGCGAGGGCTCCCATTTTACGCCGTTTGTACCCTACGTTTTTGCCGGTATCGGCGCGGCCTATTCCCATGCGGAATGGGACGGCGAAACCGCAGAGGACACGAAGGTTGCCGGCAACCTCGGCGCGGGATGCGGTTGGTACATCACCAGCCACTTGATGATGGATGTGAAATATAAATATTTCTTCAGCCGCGATATGGAGATCGAAAACCAGTACGAGGTCGACCTGACCTCCCACCAGATTCTGGCGGGTCTTCGCTACATGTTCTAA
- a CDS encoding ferrochelatase yields MKRGILLMNTGSPDAPTEEALRIYLEEFLMDPFVIDLPLPLRYALVHWAILPKRPAQSAEAYQAIWTENGSPLVHYCTRLADGLGAEVGMAYGTPSFKQATENLLAQGVDEICLLPLFPQYAMATVGSCVAGVKKVLGNRVTLRVAPPFYREPTYIQPLADALKEVDEHILFSYHGLPERHLKKTDPTGGHCLASANCCTTESPAHATCYRHQCFETTRAVVEAAGIPPERYSVSFQSRLGRAKWMEPYTDAVLQELPTRGIKQLAVICPAFFCDCLETLEEIELRGQETFLEAGGESFRMIPCLNDTPAAFQCLEQLIKNAGQWPAL; encoded by the coding sequence ATGAAACGCGGTATTTTATTGATGAACACGGGGTCGCCGGATGCGCCGACGGAAGAGGCGCTGCGGATCTACCTGGAGGAGTTCCTGATGGATCCGTTTGTGATCGATCTGCCCCTCCCCCTTCGCTATGCCCTGGTGCATTGGGCCATCCTGCCCAAGCGCCCGGCGCAGTCGGCCGAGGCCTACCAAGCCATCTGGACCGAAAACGGTTCGCCGCTGGTCCACTACTGCACCCGCCTTGCCGACGGGCTTGGCGCTGAAGTGGGCATGGCCTACGGCACCCCCTCGTTCAAGCAGGCGACCGAGAACCTGCTGGCGCAAGGGGTGGATGAGATCTGCCTGTTGCCGCTGTTCCCGCAGTATGCCATGGCCACCGTCGGCTCTTGCGTGGCGGGGGTTAAGAAGGTGCTGGGAAACCGGGTGACCCTGCGCGTGGCCCCTCCGTTCTATCGGGAACCCACCTACATCCAACCGCTGGCCGACGCCCTGAAGGAGGTGGACGAGCATATTTTGTTCAGCTACCACGGCCTGCCGGAACGGCACCTGAAGAAGACCGACCCAACCGGCGGCCATTGCCTGGCTTCGGCGAATTGCTGCACAACGGAGTCGCCGGCCCATGCCACCTGCTACCGCCACCAATGTTTCGAGACCACCAGGGCCGTCGTCGAGGCGGCGGGCATTCCCCCGGAGCGTTATTCCGTCTCGTTCCAGTCGCGGCTGGGCCGGGCCAAGTGGATGGAACCCTACACCGACGCGGTGCTGCAGGAGCTGCCGACGCGCGGAATCAAGCAATTGGCCGTCATTTGCCCGGCCTTCTTTTGCGACTGCCTTGAAACGCTTGAGGAGATCGAGCTGCGCGGCCAGGAAACCTTCCTGGAAGCCGGTGGCGAATCGTTCCGCATGATCCCCTGCCTCAACGACACCCCTGCCGCGTTCCAGTGCCTGGAGCAGCTCATAAAAAATGCCGGCCAATGGCCGGCATTATGA
- the hemG gene encoding protoporphyrinogen oxidase, with product MQKVAIIGAGITGLTAAFELKEKGIDCTVFEASDRVGGCIQTVREDGFLVECGPNSILDTHPHLGKLIARLGLEGNKLPSKPEANNRFIVRDGKPIALPTSPQAFILSDAFSTRAKLRLLREPFIKSKSNEQESLADFVVRRLGQEFLDYAINPFVSGVYAGDPAKLSTCHAFPKLYALEQKYGSLIKGAINGAKERKQREEVATKDARMFTFDDGMEVLPRQLAAKLGEAIRLNTPVAGIQPLDEGKWLVNCEEFTDVVLAIPTHAQTELNVPFDLAPLSAVYYPPVASLSLGFGINQFMHALNGFGMLIPKIENRFSLGALFPSSIFAERAPGGMALLTVFIGGSQSPDRALMDEEMLLANALKDLKDLLGLDGEPDYKHLSVWPKAIPQYVVGYEKYLNHMKQIEGAYPGIHFAGHYRDGISVANSILSGINVADKIINHEDAKDTKRHEP from the coding sequence ATGCAAAAGGTAGCGATTATTGGTGCGGGCATCACGGGGCTGACGGCCGCGTTCGAACTGAAGGAAAAGGGCATCGACTGCACGGTGTTCGAGGCTTCCGACCGCGTGGGCGGCTGCATCCAGACCGTGCGGGAAGACGGCTTCCTGGTGGAATGCGGCCCCAACTCCATTCTTGATACGCACCCCCATCTCGGCAAACTGATTGCACGGCTGGGGCTTGAAGGCAACAAGTTGCCATCCAAGCCGGAAGCCAACAACCGTTTCATCGTTCGCGACGGCAAGCCCATTGCCCTCCCAACCTCGCCGCAAGCCTTCATTCTCTCGGATGCCTTTTCCACCCGGGCAAAACTGCGGCTGCTGCGCGAGCCGTTCATCAAATCGAAATCGAACGAACAGGAAAGCCTGGCCGACTTTGTGGTGCGGCGCCTTGGGCAGGAGTTTCTCGACTACGCCATCAACCCGTTCGTTAGCGGCGTCTATGCCGGCGATCCCGCCAAGCTTTCCACCTGCCACGCCTTTCCCAAGCTCTATGCGCTGGAACAAAAGTATGGGTCGCTCATCAAGGGGGCGATCAATGGGGCAAAGGAGCGCAAGCAGCGGGAGGAGGTGGCCACGAAGGATGCGCGCATGTTCACCTTCGACGACGGCATGGAGGTGCTGCCCAGGCAGCTCGCCGCCAAGCTGGGCGAAGCCATCCGGTTGAACACACCCGTGGCCGGGATTCAACCGCTGGATGAGGGCAAGTGGCTGGTCAACTGCGAGGAATTCACGGATGTGGTGCTTGCCATCCCCACCCATGCGCAAACCGAACTGAACGTTCCATTCGACCTGGCACCGCTTTCCGCGGTTTATTATCCGCCGGTCGCCAGCCTGTCGCTCGGATTCGGCATCAACCAGTTCATGCACGCGCTCAACGGATTCGGCATGCTGATCCCGAAGATTGAAAACCGCTTCTCGCTGGGCGCCCTGTTCCCATCGTCGATCTTCGCCGAGCGCGCACCGGGCGGCATGGCCTTGCTGACGGTCTTCATCGGCGGATCGCAGTCGCCCGACCGTGCGTTGATGGATGAGGAGATGCTACTCGCCAACGCCCTGAAGGATCTGAAGGATCTGCTCGGCCTTGACGGCGAACCGGACTACAAGCACCTGAGCGTCTGGCCGAAGGCGATCCCGCAATATGTTGTTGGCTATGAAAAATATCTCAACCACATGAAGCAGATCGAAGGCGCATATCCGGGCATCCATTTCGCCGGCCACTACCGCGACGGCATTTCCGTTGCCAACTCCATCCTCTCCGGCATCAACGTTGCAGACAAAATAATTAACCACGAAGACGCAAAGGACACAAAGCGACACGAACCTTAG
- a CDS encoding HepT-like ribonuclease domain-containing protein → MSFEEYQIDRKTQSAVERKFEIIGEALNRISRIDGNVLEKIRDYRSIISFRNILAHGYDSIDERVVWGIIEADLENLISDAEKLS, encoded by the coding sequence ATGTCGTTCGAAGAGTATCAGATCGACCGCAAAACCCAATCCGCCGTCGAGCGCAAGTTTGAGATCATAGGCGAAGCCCTAAACCGGATCAGCCGCATCGATGGCAATGTCCTGGAAAAGATTCGCGACTACAGGAGCATCATCTCCTTCCGCAACATACTAGCACATGGCTATGATAGCATTGATGAGCGCGTGGTATGGGGCATCATTGAAGCCGACCTCGAAAACCTTATCTCGGATGCGGAAAAGCTCAGCTGA
- a CDS encoding nucleotidyltransferase family protein yields MNLPEIKKSVAPICKRYDVRRLDVFGSYARGEQHMGSDIDFCVSFRDLPPAEYAKKFFGLLHELEDTLHTSIDLLTASSIKKPSLRQDIKQNGVCVYGQ; encoded by the coding sequence ATGAACTTGCCGGAAATAAAGAAATCAGTGGCCCCCATCTGCAAGCGCTATGATGTGCGGCGGCTCGATGTGTTTGGCTCGTACGCCCGTGGCGAGCAACACATGGGTAGCGACATTGATTTTTGCGTTTCGTTCCGCGATCTTCCGCCCGCCGAATACGCAAAGAAATTCTTCGGACTGCTCCACGAACTCGAAGACACCCTGCACACTTCCATCGACTTGCTAACCGCATCTTCAATCAAGAAGCCCTCCCTCCGGCAAGACATCAAGCAAAATGGGGTTTGCGTCTATGGACAATAA
- a CDS encoding right-handed parallel beta-helix repeat-containing protein: protein MKTILSLLIAVAVCGTALSKTDSAFVETGSLKEFREYLAKDNVKVRMKPGVYQVEDAPDHHFFRFTGNDSHFDMSGVTFEIDNRLFSKFGVVPGKNGFYCVVDLIGDRIVFEGLTTRNIGGEHSAQSRNKIFNVVGSNVTLKDVDITTSGSSPWGYGSLYGLGGGVVRKMNGIRVGWPAKHSKLINCKVHMRAMGHAIFVQGAENTLIENCHVDGLLRPTNEILAEESGFAFEQDFKARSGGYVEGVVVADDGSILPDEMLSLSEDGIRMYPHGGENNIPTQNTTIRDCTVRQMRRGICIGLSSGGDVAINCEVTDCIAAGFNIGHNDLLENCRANARYAEALSCPYYSSKNAKVELDILDSRNGLANTVLATVNGTGHTIKLTTRNRAYVPAGFSIEQATNKGYAFYQRKSGAPIAENITLVNETPARVSKP from the coding sequence ATGAAAACCATACTATCCCTATTGATCGCAGTTGCCGTGTGCGGCACGGCCTTGTCCAAAACGGACAGCGCGTTTGTTGAAACCGGTTCATTGAAGGAATTCCGCGAATACCTTGCCAAGGACAACGTCAAGGTGCGGATGAAGCCGGGGGTTTACCAGGTCGAGGATGCGCCGGATCACCATTTTTTCCGCTTCACGGGCAACGATTCCCATTTCGACATGAGCGGCGTCACGTTCGAGATCGACAACCGGCTGTTCTCAAAGTTTGGCGTCGTGCCGGGCAAGAACGGCTTCTATTGCGTGGTCGACCTGATTGGCGACCGCATCGTGTTCGAGGGGCTGACGACCAGGAACATTGGCGGGGAACACAGCGCACAGAGCCGCAACAAGATTTTCAATGTGGTGGGATCGAACGTGACGCTAAAGGATGTGGACATCACCACCTCCGGATCATCGCCGTGGGGCTACGGCAGCCTGTACGGCCTGGGCGGCGGCGTGGTGCGCAAAATGAACGGTATCCGGGTGGGCTGGCCGGCGAAACATTCCAAGCTGATCAACTGCAAGGTGCATATGCGCGCAATGGGGCACGCGATCTTTGTGCAGGGGGCGGAAAACACCCTGATTGAAAACTGCCATGTGGATGGCCTGCTGCGCCCTACGAACGAAATTCTTGCGGAGGAGTCGGGCTTTGCTTTTGAACAGGATTTCAAAGCCCGCTCGGGGGGCTATGTTGAAGGCGTCGTTGTGGCCGACGACGGGAGCATCCTTCCCGATGAGATGCTTTCCCTGAGCGAAGACGGCATCCGCATGTATCCCCACGGCGGCGAAAACAATATCCCCACGCAAAACACGACCATTCGCGACTGCACGGTGCGCCAAATGCGCCGCGGCATCTGCATTGGCCTCAGCTCCGGCGGGGACGTGGCCATCAACTGCGAAGTGACGGACTGCATTGCCGCCGGCTTTAATATCGGCCACAACGATCTGCTGGAAAACTGCCGGGCGAATGCCCGCTACGCGGAAGCGCTGAGCTGCCCCTATTATTCCTCCAAGAATGCCAAGGTCGAGCTCGACATTCTGGACAGCCGCAATGGCCTGGCCAACACGGTCCTCGCGACCGTCAACGGAACGGGCCACACCATTAAGCTGACCACACGCAACCGCGCCTATGTTCCGGCAGGATTCTCCATCGAGCAGGCGACGAACAAAGGCTATGCGTTCTATCAACGCAAAAGCGGAGCGCCGATCGCGGAGAACATCACCCTCGTCAACGAAACGCCGGCACGGGTATCCAAACCGTAG